From the genome of Caloenas nicobarica isolate bCalNic1 chromosome 16, bCalNic1.hap1, whole genome shotgun sequence, one region includes:
- the XBP1 gene encoding X-box-binding protein 1, with amino-acid sequence MAALPGAAAARLLLIPSRAAESPGPAAGRHLSVVLPAAAAPSPPGLEAPQPARKRQRLTHLSPEEKALRRKLKNRVAAQSARDRKKARMTELEQQVVALEEENQKLLLENQLLRERTCNLALENQELRCRLGLDALKTEEESESQVVKESQVDEIRLVTGSAESAALRLRVPLQQVQAQQSPFLITSTWILMAVTLQTLSLISCWAFWTVWTQRCFSTMLIQTQCALKSWRKRSVEKQIPYQPPPLPLWGPHQLGWRPLMN; translated from the exons ATGGCAGCGCTGCCCGGAGCCGCGGCCGCCCGGCTGCTCCTCATCCCCAGCAGAGCGGCTGAgtcccccggccccgccgctggcCGCCATCTCTCCGTTGTCCTGCCGGCAGCAGCCGCCCCCAGCCCGCCGGGCCTGGAGGCCCCGCAGCCGGCCCGCAAGCGGCAGCGGCTCACCCACCTGAGCCCGGAGGAGAAGGCGCTGCGCAG GAAGCTGAAGAACCGCGTGGCGGCCCAGAGCGCCCGGGACAGGAAGAAGGCGCGAATGacggagctggagcagcaggtggTGGcgctggaggaggag aaccagaagctgctgctggagaaccAGCTCCTGCGGGAGAGGACGTGTAACCTCGCTCTGGAGAACCAGGAGCTCCGCTGCCGCCTCGGCTTAGATGCTCTGAAGACGGAGGAGGAGAGTGAGTCGCAG GTTGTGAAGGAATCGCAAGTGGATGAGATCAGATTGGTGACCGGGTCCGCTGAGTCCGCAGCACTCAGACTACGTGTTCCTCTGCAGCAGGTGCAGGCCCAGCAGTCACCATTTCTGATAACTTCCACATGGATTCTGATGGCAGTGACTCTTCAGACTCTGAG TCTGAtctcctgctgggctttctgGACAGTCTGGACCCAGAGATGTTTCTCAACTATGCTGATTCAGACTCAATGTGCCTtgaaaagctggaggaagagatCTGTGGAGAAACAAATTCCATACCAaccacctcctctccctctttgGGGTCCCCATCAGCTAGGCTGGAGGCCATTAATGAACTGA